In one Pseudomonas hydrolytica genomic region, the following are encoded:
- a CDS encoding DUF805 domain-containing protein produces MKNLLGCVASFVLEPMISSGRIGRIKYLLLHVWSAWPLFLVMALSNKNSPLWMQYVLSVLVVFGLIYWWIATLTAGVRRLHDLGRSGYWVLLISLIWPLLLIWPGQRQANRYGPPVLKRSAATQIAGAA; encoded by the coding sequence ATGAAGAATTTACTGGGCTGTGTAGCGTCATTCGTGCTGGAGCCCATGATCTCCAGCGGACGAATTGGGCGAATCAAGTATCTGCTGCTCCATGTGTGGAGCGCCTGGCCACTTTTCCTGGTTATGGCCTTGAGCAACAAAAACTCTCCGTTGTGGATGCAGTACGTGCTCTCGGTTCTCGTCGTTTTCGGTCTGATCTATTGGTGGATCGCCACGCTGACTGCCGGTGTTCGTCGCCTACATGACCTGGGCCGGAGCGGCTACTGGGTACTGCTGATCAGTCTGATTTGGCCGCTGCTGCTGATCTGGCCTGGGCAACGCCAGGCCAATCGCTACGGTCCTCCTGTGTTGAAACGTTCCGCTGCCACGCAGATAGCCGGAGCGGCCTGA
- the icmH gene encoding type IVB secretion system protein IcmH/DotU, producing the protein MTIKEMEYGQDDKTVILNRKGEARAESPLTDFSAPPKFEQLEERMIFAARLRPAESFNISLNPLVAAASALLSEVVRLKHSFESEDLDALNQRLTREIKLFEHRALHDGAESSQVMAARYVLCTVVDEAVVTTPWGNESQWSQMSLLSSFHNETFGGEKFFQLLERLSRNPVKHLPMLELMYLCLSLGFEGKYRVLPRGMLELEAVRDSLYRQIRQLRGDVPREVSPHWQGLKDTRRRLVRIVPWWLVALFTLMCLVMMYAGFAWVLGEQRDTVLKPYQQLDPASGVSMDDVK; encoded by the coding sequence ATGACCATCAAGGAAATGGAATACGGCCAGGATGACAAGACGGTCATCCTCAACCGCAAGGGCGAAGCCCGCGCCGAAAGCCCGCTGACCGATTTCAGCGCGCCGCCGAAATTCGAGCAGTTGGAAGAACGCATGATCTTCGCCGCGCGCCTGCGCCCGGCAGAGAGCTTCAACATCAGCCTCAACCCGCTGGTGGCGGCGGCCTCCGCGCTGCTCTCTGAGGTGGTGCGGCTCAAGCACAGCTTCGAAAGCGAGGACCTGGACGCCCTCAACCAGCGCCTGACTCGCGAGATCAAGCTGTTCGAACACCGCGCCCTGCACGACGGCGCGGAAAGCAGCCAGGTGATGGCCGCGCGCTACGTGCTGTGCACCGTGGTCGACGAGGCCGTGGTGACCACGCCCTGGGGCAACGAGAGCCAATGGTCGCAGATGAGCCTGCTGTCCTCCTTCCACAACGAGACCTTCGGTGGCGAGAAGTTCTTCCAGCTGCTCGAGCGCCTGTCGCGCAACCCGGTCAAGCACCTGCCGATGCTGGAGCTGATGTACCTGTGCCTGTCGCTCGGTTTCGAGGGCAAGTACCGCGTGCTGCCGCGCGGCATGCTCGAGCTGGAAGCGGTGCGCGACAGCCTCTACCGGCAGATCCGTCAGCTACGCGGCGACGTGCCGCGCGAAGTTTCGCCGCACTGGCAGGGCCTCAAGGACACCCGCCGGCGCCTGGTGCGCATCGTGCCGTGGTGGCTGGTGGCGCTGTTCACCCTGATGTGCCTGGTGATGATGTACGCCGGTTTCGCCTGGGTGCTCGGCGAGCAGCGCGACACCGTCCTCAAGCCGTATCAGCAACTCGACCCGGCCTCGGGTGTCAGCATGGATGACGTGAAATGA
- the tssJ gene encoding type VI secretion system lipoprotein TssJ yields MPRLLSLAFIAALLSLAGCAALSPYSSMTKLDLSLAGSDQLNPDLHGRPSPIVLRLMELKHPVAFENADFFSLYQRPKEALAPDLVTLEELELRPGETRELKLSVGEGSRYVGVLAAYRDLPEANWRYVIAIDEQQRNQARLRLDERGIRNLDAEQERSR; encoded by the coding sequence ATGCCTCGCCTGCTTTCCCTCGCCTTCATCGCCGCGCTGCTGAGCCTGGCCGGCTGCGCCGCGCTGTCGCCCTATTCGAGCATGACCAAGCTGGACCTCAGCCTGGCCGGCAGCGACCAGCTCAACCCGGACCTGCACGGCCGCCCCTCGCCCATCGTGCTGCGCCTGATGGAGCTCAAGCACCCGGTGGCCTTCGAGAATGCCGATTTCTTCTCCCTCTACCAGCGTCCCAAGGAGGCCCTGGCGCCCGACCTGGTGACCCTCGAGGAACTGGAGCTGCGCCCGGGCGAGACCCGCGAGCTGAAACTCTCGGTGGGTGAAGGCAGCCGCTACGTCGGCGTGCTCGCCGCCTACCGCGACCTGCCGGAAGCCAACTGGCGCTACGTCATCGCCATCGACGAGCAGCAGCGCAACCAGGCGCGCCTGCGCCTCGACGAGCGCGGCATCCGCAACCTCGATGCCGAGCAGGAGCGCAGCCGATGA
- the tssK gene encoding type VI secretion system baseplate subunit TssK, whose protein sequence is MSQHKVIWQEGMLLRPQHFQQNDRYFEHQLKVRTQKLDSYAWGFFELEIDRQFLNMGKLVVSKASGVLPDGSLFDLGAEREPLGLDVPPNTGNTPVYLALPLVTGNHIESRRPEQKDVLARYVAFDEEVADCNAGDSSHSQVSTGRPDFRLLLGEQQSDQAYVKLKLCEVLDTTPDGVISLDPEFSPTYVNFQASGYLLSCLKEVISMLAHRGDILAERIRATGKVGGAEVGDFMMLQLINRYEPILRHHLGVEQVHPEQIYRELVGLLGELATFSSETKRPRLEGRYLHSDQGMSFRKLMDAIRQVLSMVLEQHAIEMLLQQRQYGIQVSPLHDHKLLGTSSFVLAASAQCDSEELRQRLPAHLKVGPVERIRQLVNLHLPGIKVKPLPVAPRQIPFHSGKTYFALELSSEELAQLERSGGFAFHVSGEFSGLELKFWAIRN, encoded by the coding sequence ATGAGCCAGCATAAAGTCATCTGGCAGGAAGGCATGCTGCTGCGCCCGCAGCACTTCCAGCAGAACGATCGCTACTTCGAGCACCAGCTCAAGGTGCGCACGCAGAAACTGGACAGCTACGCCTGGGGCTTCTTCGAACTGGAGATCGACCGCCAGTTCCTCAACATGGGCAAGCTGGTGGTGAGCAAGGCCAGCGGCGTGCTGCCCGACGGCAGCCTCTTCGACCTCGGCGCCGAACGCGAGCCGCTGGGCCTGGACGTGCCGCCGAACACCGGCAACACCCCGGTGTACCTGGCGCTGCCGCTGGTCACCGGCAACCATATCGAGAGCCGCCGCCCGGAGCAGAAGGATGTGCTGGCACGCTACGTCGCCTTCGACGAGGAAGTCGCCGACTGCAACGCCGGCGACAGCAGCCACAGTCAGGTCAGCACCGGCCGCCCGGATTTCCGCCTGCTGCTCGGCGAGCAGCAGAGCGACCAGGCCTATGTGAAGCTCAAGCTGTGCGAGGTGCTCGACACCACGCCGGACGGGGTGATCAGCCTCGACCCGGAATTCAGCCCGACCTACGTCAACTTCCAGGCTTCCGGCTACCTGCTGAGCTGCCTCAAGGAAGTGATCAGCATGCTCGCCCACCGCGGTGACATCCTCGCCGAGCGCATCCGCGCCACCGGCAAGGTGGGCGGTGCCGAGGTCGGCGACTTCATGATGCTGCAGCTGATCAACCGCTACGAACCGATCCTGCGTCACCACCTGGGCGTCGAGCAGGTGCATCCGGAGCAGATCTACCGCGAGCTGGTCGGCCTGCTCGGCGAGCTGGCGACCTTCTCCAGCGAGACCAAGCGCCCACGCCTGGAAGGCCGCTACCTGCACAGCGACCAGGGCATGAGCTTCCGCAAGCTGATGGACGCCATTCGCCAAGTGCTGTCGATGGTGCTCGAACAGCACGCCATCGAGATGCTCCTGCAGCAGCGCCAGTACGGCATTCAGGTGTCGCCGCTGCACGACCACAAGCTGCTCGGCACCTCCAGCTTCGTGCTCGCCGCCAGCGCCCAGTGCGATTCCGAGGAGCTGCGCCAGCGTCTGCCGGCACACCTCAAGGTCGGCCCGGTGGAGCGCATCCGCCAGCTGGTCAACCTGCACCTGCCGGGGATCAAGGTCAAACCGCTGCCGGTGGCACCGCGGCAGATCCCCTTCCATTCGGGCAAGACCTACTTCGCCTTGGAGCTCAGCTCCGAGGAACTGGCGCAGCTGGAACGCTCCGGCGGCTTCGCCTTCCACGTGTCCGGCGAGTTCTCCGGGCTTGAGCTGAAATTCTGGGCGATCAGGAACTGA
- a CDS encoding sigma-54-dependent Fis family transcriptional regulator: MFSQIPQPLRYAEALLQRFAQLARHASADALLGGLVEAAAQLSASELSQLYLLDATHTRLTLSAEWQDGQLQRRAEASLPSDYDGEQLLQYCLCQNQLLSLTELDSSLHSIGFLPESGQPWRSLLCQPLLDEHRQVNGLLLIASHKPRELQGFAGSLGQLGGFAIAQLHLLQRLRAPQSEAAAQPTPSCASGYGLIGDSPAMRSVYQLIGKVLHNSVSVLLTGETGTGKELVARAIHDCGSRRSKAFVVQNCASLPENLLESELFGYRKGAFSGADRDHQGLFDAANGGTLFLDEIGDMPLSLQAKLLRVLQEGEVRPLGSTRTHKVDVRIVSATHHNLRSLVEDGRFREDLFYRLSHFPIELPPLRARGEDILRLARHFAVEAACFLQRDAYRWSEAALEHLAGYAFPGNVRELKGLIARAVLLCEGGELLPEHFSLEQTPSEGSAPLSLRERMDRVERNLLLDCLRKNRGNQTNAANELGLPRRTLLYRMQRLKISPSEV; this comes from the coding sequence ATGTTCAGCCAGATCCCCCAGCCGCTGCGCTATGCCGAGGCGCTGTTGCAGCGCTTCGCCCAACTGGCCCGCCATGCCAGCGCCGACGCTCTGCTCGGCGGGCTGGTGGAAGCCGCCGCGCAGCTGTCTGCCAGCGAGCTGAGCCAGCTGTACCTGCTCGACGCCACCCACACCCGCCTGACCCTCAGCGCCGAATGGCAGGACGGCCAACTGCAGCGCCGTGCCGAGGCCAGCCTGCCCAGCGACTATGACGGCGAACAGTTGCTGCAGTACTGCCTGTGCCAGAACCAGCTGCTCAGCCTCACCGAGCTGGATAGCAGCCTGCACAGCATCGGCTTCCTCCCGGAAAGCGGCCAGCCCTGGCGCAGCCTGCTGTGCCAGCCGCTGCTGGACGAACACCGGCAGGTCAACGGCTTGCTCCTCATCGCCAGCCACAAGCCCCGCGAGCTGCAGGGCTTCGCCGGCTCCCTGGGCCAGCTCGGCGGCTTCGCCATTGCCCAGTTGCACCTGCTGCAGCGCCTGCGAGCACCGCAGAGCGAGGCCGCAGCGCAACCCACCCCAAGCTGCGCCAGCGGCTACGGCCTGATCGGCGACAGCCCGGCGATGCGCAGCGTGTACCAGCTGATCGGCAAGGTGCTGCACAACTCGGTCAGCGTTTTGCTGACGGGCGAAACCGGTACCGGCAAGGAGCTGGTGGCACGTGCCATCCATGACTGTGGCTCCCGTCGCAGCAAAGCCTTCGTGGTGCAGAACTGCGCCTCGCTGCCGGAGAACCTGCTGGAGAGTGAGCTGTTCGGCTACCGCAAGGGCGCCTTCAGCGGCGCCGACCGCGACCATCAGGGCCTGTTCGATGCGGCCAATGGCGGCACCCTGTTCCTCGATGAAATCGGCGATATGCCGCTGAGCCTGCAAGCCAAGCTGCTGCGCGTGCTGCAGGAGGGTGAAGTGCGCCCGCTCGGTTCGACCCGCACGCACAAGGTCGATGTGCGCATCGTCTCGGCCACGCACCACAATCTGCGCAGCCTGGTCGAGGACGGACGCTTTCGCGAAGACCTGTTCTATCGCTTGTCGCACTTTCCCATCGAGCTGCCGCCACTGCGCGCCCGCGGTGAGGACATCCTGCGCCTGGCGCGGCACTTCGCCGTCGAGGCCGCGTGCTTCCTGCAGCGCGATGCCTATCGCTGGTCGGAAGCGGCGCTGGAGCACCTGGCCGGCTACGCCTTCCCCGGCAACGTGCGCGAACTCAAGGGCCTGATCGCGCGTGCCGTGCTGCTGTGCGAGGGCGGCGAGCTGCTGCCCGAGCATTTCAGCCTGGAGCAGACGCCGAGCGAAGGCAGCGCACCGCTGAGCCTGCGCGAGCGCATGGACCGGGTCGAACGCAATCTGCTGCTCGACTGCCTGCGCAAGAACCGCGGCAACCAGACCAATGCCGCCAACGAGCTGGGCCTGCCCCGGCGCACCCTGCTGTACCGCATGCAACGGCTGAAGATCAGCCCGAGCGAAGTGTGA
- the tagH gene encoding type VI secretion system-associated FHA domain protein TagH, which produces MELVFEMVSAQQFVPGLLTTKTFKQAGGVIGRAEDCDWVIPDRKRILSSRHAEVSYRDGAFYLTDTSSNGIALKDSGASLAKGRPQRIEHGSVYCLGDFEIRARLIQDPAMFEGDIGLPQAAGSIIPDDAFLDLDPLTALEQQERVYAEVDDLTAVLRPSTAQAQQRDYAQIDEENLLVPELVMPTPPAQPKPAPEPERLPPSFWEKFADALGVRLDDLDDDAREALALNAAKLLRQSVGSLQQALRTRGELKNELRLALTTVQGAGNNPLKHGLDSGETLTALLRGGKPGQLPAEQAISRGFRDLQAHQVALLAASRAAVKGMFEQFAPEQLAMRFERNGRKPLLATAGSRWRAYRRLHADLAQNDDWSDRLFTRDFASAYEEQVRLIATLNTDLQG; this is translated from the coding sequence ATGGAACTGGTATTCGAGATGGTCAGCGCACAGCAGTTCGTGCCGGGTCTGCTGACCACCAAGACCTTCAAACAGGCCGGCGGCGTGATCGGTCGCGCCGAGGATTGCGACTGGGTGATTCCCGATCGCAAGCGCATCCTCTCCAGCCGTCACGCCGAGGTCAGCTATCGCGATGGCGCCTTCTACCTGACCGACACCAGCAGCAACGGCATCGCCCTCAAGGACAGCGGCGCCAGCCTGGCCAAGGGCCGCCCGCAGCGTATCGAGCACGGCAGCGTGTACTGCCTGGGCGACTTCGAGATTCGCGCGCGGCTGATCCAGGATCCGGCCATGTTCGAGGGTGATATCGGCCTGCCGCAGGCAGCCGGCAGCATCATCCCCGACGACGCCTTCCTCGACCTCGATCCGCTCACCGCGCTGGAGCAGCAGGAGCGCGTCTACGCCGAGGTGGACGATCTGACCGCCGTGCTGCGCCCCAGCACCGCCCAGGCGCAGCAGCGTGACTACGCGCAGATCGACGAGGAAAACCTGTTGGTACCCGAGCTGGTGATGCCGACGCCGCCAGCGCAGCCGAAACCCGCGCCGGAGCCTGAGCGCCTGCCGCCGAGCTTCTGGGAAAAGTTCGCCGATGCCCTTGGCGTGCGCCTCGACGATCTCGACGACGATGCCCGCGAAGCCCTGGCGCTCAACGCCGCCAAGCTGCTCAGGCAGAGCGTCGGCAGCCTGCAGCAGGCCCTGCGCACGCGCGGCGAGCTGAAGAACGAGCTGCGTCTGGCCCTGACCACCGTGCAGGGCGCCGGCAACAACCCGCTCAAGCACGGCCTGGATAGCGGGGAGACGCTGACCGCCCTGCTGCGCGGCGGTAAACCCGGTCAGCTGCCTGCCGAGCAGGCCATCAGCCGCGGCTTTCGCGACCTGCAGGCGCACCAGGTGGCGTTGCTCGCCGCCAGCCGCGCGGCGGTCAAGGGCATGTTCGAGCAGTTCGCCCCGGAGCAGCTGGCCATGCGCTTCGAACGCAACGGCCGCAAGCCGCTGCTCGCCACCGCCGGCAGCCGCTGGCGCGCCTACCGCCGCCTGCATGCGGATCTGGCGCAGAACGACGACTGGAGCGACCGCCTGTTCACCCGCGATTTCGCCAGTGCCTACGAAGAGCAGGTTCGCCTGATCGCCACCCTCAATACCGACCTTCAAGGATGA
- the tssH gene encoding type VI secretion system ATPase TssH, whose translation MINVDLQQLVQALDAASKRDLEMAAERCVVRGGNKILVEDLLLGLLERPESLLARALQDAEIDAGELAQTLQPRGEHSESRNPVFSAELVQWLQDALLVANLELGASQIDQAALILALLRNPMRYAGSRYQTLLSKLNAERLRDFALSQQPQAAGGKAAAPGESNLARFTHNFTQQARDGKLDPVLCRDGAIRQMVDILARRRKNNPIVVGEAGVGKTAIVEGLALRIATGEVPQVLKGVELLCLDLGLLQAGASVKGEFERRLQGVIDEVKASPKPIILFIDEAHTLIGAGGQAGSGDAANLLKPALARGELRTIAATTWSEYKKYFEKDPALARRFQPVQLHEPTVDEAVTILRGLAPVYEKSHGIYLRDDAVVAAAELSARYLAGRQLPDKAVDVLDTACARVRISLAAAPEALERLRGEIAEGERQGEAMRRDLDAGLSIDGEALDALETRLVAARAELEQVETRWAIQRDLAERLLEQRKQCAAARLAGDAEETDEPRASLEELEAELRALQAELAAAQASERLVSFEVCPRLVAEVISHWTGVPLSQLAREHNTKVITFADDLRQRVRGQEQAIQALDKAMRATAAGLNRPDAPVGVFLLVGPSGVGKTETALALADLLYGGERFLTVINMSEFQEKHTVSRLIGAPPGYVGYGEGGMLTEAVRQKPYSVILLDEVEKADPDVMNVFYQIFDKGVANDGEGREINFRNTLILMTSNLASERIASLCAGGERPAAEDLELAIRPQLTQHFKPALLGRMRVVPYYPMDGDLLRQLVGLKLARFGERLARRQLAFSHCDGLVEHLAERCTHGDSGARLIDHLIDQHLQPLVVDRLLDAMASGETLQQVRATLNGEGTVVCEFA comes from the coding sequence CGCGCGGCGAGCACAGCGAGTCGCGCAACCCGGTGTTTTCTGCCGAGCTGGTGCAGTGGCTGCAGGACGCCCTGCTGGTGGCCAACCTGGAGCTGGGCGCCAGCCAGATCGACCAGGCCGCGCTGATCCTCGCCCTGCTGCGCAACCCCATGCGCTACGCCGGCAGCCGTTATCAGACGCTGCTGAGCAAGCTCAATGCCGAGCGTCTGCGCGACTTCGCCCTCAGCCAGCAGCCGCAGGCCGCGGGCGGCAAAGCGGCGGCGCCGGGCGAGTCGAACCTGGCGCGCTTTACCCACAACTTCACCCAGCAGGCCCGCGACGGCAAGCTCGACCCGGTGCTGTGCCGCGACGGCGCGATCCGCCAGATGGTCGATATCCTCGCCCGCCGGCGCAAGAACAACCCCATCGTGGTCGGCGAGGCCGGCGTGGGCAAGACCGCCATCGTCGAGGGCCTGGCCCTGCGCATCGCCACCGGCGAGGTGCCGCAGGTGCTCAAGGGCGTCGAGCTGCTGTGCCTGGACCTCGGCCTGCTGCAGGCCGGCGCCAGCGTCAAGGGCGAGTTCGAGCGCCGCCTGCAGGGCGTGATCGACGAGGTCAAGGCCTCGCCCAAGCCGATCATCCTGTTTATCGACGAGGCCCATACCCTGATCGGCGCCGGTGGCCAGGCCGGCAGCGGCGATGCCGCCAACCTGCTCAAGCCGGCGCTGGCCCGTGGCGAGCTGCGTACCATCGCCGCCACCACCTGGAGCGAATACAAGAAATACTTCGAGAAGGACCCGGCCCTGGCCCGCCGCTTCCAGCCGGTGCAGCTGCATGAGCCGACCGTCGACGAGGCGGTGACCATCCTGCGCGGCCTGGCGCCGGTGTACGAGAAGAGCCACGGCATCTACCTGCGCGACGACGCCGTGGTCGCCGCCGCCGAGCTGTCGGCGCGCTACCTGGCTGGTCGCCAGTTGCCGGACAAGGCGGTGGACGTGCTCGACACTGCCTGCGCCCGCGTGCGCATCAGCCTGGCCGCCGCACCCGAGGCGCTGGAGCGCCTGCGCGGCGAGATCGCCGAGGGCGAGCGCCAGGGCGAGGCCATGCGCCGCGACCTGGACGCCGGTCTGAGTATCGACGGCGAAGCGCTGGATGCCCTGGAAACCCGCCTGGTCGCCGCGCGCGCCGAACTGGAGCAGGTGGAAACCCGCTGGGCGATCCAGCGCGACCTGGCCGAGCGCCTGCTCGAGCAGCGCAAGCAGTGCGCCGCGGCGCGTCTTGCTGGCGACGCAGAGGAAACCGACGAGCCACGTGCCAGCCTGGAGGAACTGGAAGCCGAGCTGCGCGCCCTCCAGGCCGAGCTGGCCGCGGCTCAGGCCAGCGAGCGCCTGGTCAGCTTCGAGGTCTGCCCGCGCCTGGTGGCCGAGGTGATCAGCCACTGGACCGGCGTGCCGCTGAGCCAGCTGGCGCGCGAGCACAACACCAAGGTCATCACCTTCGCCGACGACCTGCGCCAGCGCGTGCGCGGCCAGGAGCAGGCGATCCAGGCGCTGGACAAGGCCATGCGCGCCACCGCCGCCGGCCTCAACCGGCCCGATGCGCCAGTGGGCGTGTTCCTCCTGGTCGGCCCCAGCGGCGTCGGCAAGACCGAGACCGCCCTGGCCCTGGCCGACCTGCTGTATGGCGGTGAGCGCTTCCTCACCGTGATCAACATGTCCGAGTTCCAGGAAAAACACACCGTCTCGCGTCTGATCGGCGCGCCGCCCGGCTACGTCGGCTACGGCGAAGGCGGCATGCTCACCGAAGCCGTGCGGCAGAAGCCCTACTCGGTGATCCTCCTCGACGAGGTGGAGAAGGCCGACCCGGACGTGATGAACGTCTTCTACCAGATCTTCGACAAGGGCGTGGCCAACGACGGCGAAGGGCGCGAGATCAACTTCCGCAACACCCTGATCCTGATGACCAGCAACCTGGCCAGCGAACGCATCGCCAGCCTCTGTGCTGGCGGCGAACGCCCGGCCGCCGAGGACCTGGAGCTGGCCATCCGCCCGCAACTGACCCAGCACTTCAAGCCGGCCCTGCTCGGCCGTATGCGCGTGGTGCCCTACTACCCCATGGACGGCGACCTGCTGCGTCAGCTGGTCGGCCTCAAGCTGGCCCGTTTCGGCGAGCGCCTGGCCCGTCGCCAGCTCGCCTTCAGCCACTGCGACGGCCTGGTCGAGCACCTGGCCGAGCGCTGCACCCATGGCGACAGTGGCGCCCGTCTGATCGACCACCTGATCGACCAGCACCTGCAGCCGCTGGTGGTCGACCGCCTGCTCGACGCCATGGCGAGCGGCGAGACCTTGCAGCAGGTACGCGCCACCCTGAACGGTGAAGGAACGGTGGTCTGTGAGTTCGCTTAA